A section of the Streptomyces sp. NBC_01363 genome encodes:
- a CDS encoding lytic polysaccharide monooxygenase, which translates to MRSRITSFVLGLGIAGASLLVTTGSAQSHGYTDAPVSRQQLCGDGTVRNCGQIQWEPPSVEGPKGFPARGPVDGTICAGGNDRFSELDDPRGGAWPATQVTGGQSYTFRWRITARHATTDFRYYITKDGYDPAKPLTRADLEPQPFLTAPFGGRLPASTVTHAGVLPQKSGKHLILGVWTIADTGNAFHACSDVTF; encoded by the coding sequence ATGCGCAGCAGGATCACCTCGTTCGTTCTCGGCCTCGGAATCGCCGGAGCCTCCCTCCTCGTCACCACCGGCAGCGCCCAGAGCCACGGCTACACCGATGCTCCCGTCAGCCGTCAGCAGCTCTGCGGCGACGGTACTGTGCGCAATTGCGGCCAGATCCAGTGGGAGCCGCCGAGCGTCGAGGGCCCGAAGGGTTTCCCCGCCCGCGGCCCGGTCGACGGCACGATCTGCGCCGGCGGCAACGACCGGTTCTCCGAGCTCGACGACCCGCGCGGCGGCGCCTGGCCCGCGACGCAGGTCACCGGTGGGCAGAGCTACACCTTCCGCTGGCGCATCACGGCCCGGCACGCCACGACCGACTTCCGCTACTACATCACCAAGGACGGGTACGACCCCGCCAAGCCCCTCACCCGGGCCGACCTGGAGCCGCAGCCCTTCCTGACCGCGCCCTTCGGCGGCCGCCTGCCGGCATCCACCGTGACCCATGCCGGGGTCCTGCCGCAGAAGTCGGGCAAGCACCTGATCCTCGGCGTCTGGACGATCGCCGACACCGGCAACGCGTTCCACGCCTGCTCGGATGTCACCTTCTGA
- a CDS encoding glutamate synthase subunit beta: MTDPHGFLKFPRRPVPARPVEERLSDWNEVYAGQARLPLVSEQAGRCMDCGIPFCHSGCPLGNLIPEWNTYARRSDWRAAAERLHATNNFPEFTGRLCPAPCEDACVLTINADPVTIKNVEQAIADQIWERGYASPRPPERLSGKTVAVIGSGPAGLAAAQQLTRIGHTVAVYERADRIGGLLRYGIPEFKMEKRHLDRRIEQMRAEGTKFRTGVDIGGDLDAAELAERHDAVVVAVGARGQRELPVPGRELCGIHQAMDYLTLANRVTEGDCDAPAVTAEGRHVVIIGGGDTGSDCMGTALRQGAASVVQLDINPEPGDTRRDNEPWPTYPKVYRISHAHEEARGRKGADPRLFSSATLRFEGDRSGRVHALRLAEVEPEARRPRPGTERGIPADLVLLALGFYGPEHGTGLVRQLGLTLDDRGNFARNAGFGAETTEPSGRAARTRTDGIFIAGDAGRGQSLVVWAIAEGRSAAAATDRYLTGSTVLPAPIAPQDRPLMA, from the coding sequence ATGACCGACCCACACGGCTTCCTCAAATTCCCCCGCCGACCCGTCCCGGCACGCCCCGTCGAGGAACGGCTGAGCGACTGGAACGAGGTCTACGCGGGACAGGCGCGGCTACCCCTCGTGTCCGAGCAGGCCGGGCGCTGCATGGACTGCGGCATCCCGTTCTGCCACAGCGGCTGCCCGCTGGGAAATCTCATCCCCGAGTGGAACACCTACGCGAGGCGGTCGGACTGGCGGGCCGCGGCCGAGCGGCTGCACGCGACGAACAACTTCCCGGAATTCACCGGGCGACTGTGCCCGGCCCCGTGCGAGGACGCCTGCGTACTGACCATCAACGCCGACCCGGTGACCATAAAGAACGTCGAGCAGGCCATCGCCGACCAGATCTGGGAACGCGGGTACGCGTCACCGCGACCGCCGGAGCGCCTCAGCGGGAAGACCGTCGCCGTCATCGGCTCCGGGCCGGCGGGTCTGGCCGCGGCGCAGCAGCTCACGAGAATCGGCCATACCGTCGCCGTCTACGAGCGTGCCGACCGGATCGGCGGATTGCTGCGCTACGGCATCCCGGAGTTCAAGATGGAGAAACGCCACCTGGACCGCCGCATCGAGCAGATGCGGGCGGAGGGAACCAAATTCCGCACGGGGGTGGACATAGGCGGCGACCTCGACGCCGCCGAGCTCGCCGAGCGACACGACGCGGTCGTCGTCGCCGTCGGTGCGCGAGGCCAACGGGAGCTGCCCGTCCCCGGCCGCGAGCTGTGCGGCATCCATCAGGCCATGGACTATCTGACCCTGGCCAACCGGGTGACCGAGGGCGACTGCGACGCGCCTGCCGTCACTGCCGAGGGCCGGCACGTGGTGATCATCGGGGGAGGGGACACCGGCTCGGACTGTATGGGGACCGCACTGCGCCAGGGGGCCGCCTCCGTGGTGCAGCTGGACATCAATCCGGAGCCCGGCGACACCCGGCGGGACAACGAGCCCTGGCCCACGTATCCGAAGGTCTACCGGATATCCCACGCCCATGAGGAGGCGCGGGGGCGGAAGGGCGCCGATCCGAGGCTCTTCTCCTCGGCCACCCTCCGCTTCGAGGGCGACCGGTCCGGGCGGGTGCACGCGTTGCGCCTCGCGGAAGTGGAACCCGAGGCCAGAAGGCCGCGCCCGGGGACCGAGCGGGGGATTCCGGCGGATCTGGTGCTGCTCGCCCTCGGTTTCTACGGCCCCGAACACGGCACGGGGCTGGTGCGGCAGCTCGGGCTCACGCTGGACGACCGGGGCAACTTCGCCCGGAACGCGGGCTTCGGGGCCGAGACGACGGAGCCGTCCGGGCGGGCGGCCCGTACCCGCACGGACGGGATCTTCATCGCCGGTGACGCGGGGCGCGGCCAGTCCCTCGTGGTGTGGGCCATCGCGGAGGGGCGGTCCGCCGCTGCCGCGACGGACCGCTACCTGACCGGCTCCACAGTGCTTCCGGCCCCGATCGCACCACAGGACCGGCCTCTGATGGCTTGA
- the aroQ gene encoding gamma subclass chorismate mutase AroQ, protein MAELSARRIATGDLVAAAKWGTGSPVDDPAREQRVLDSVTEQARRLGADPRLTRLVFRDQIEANKAVQRGLHRLWRDRPSEAPTERPGLDEVRKEVDHLNEALVRAVADAAPYRRSAPLCRVALTASAERVSHGRRLDELHTAALADSLASVCGASTDAPDKRGA, encoded by the coding sequence GTGGCCGAGCTCTCCGCCCGGCGCATCGCCACCGGTGACCTGGTCGCCGCGGCCAAGTGGGGCACCGGAAGCCCGGTCGACGACCCCGCCAGGGAACAGCGGGTACTGGACTCCGTGACCGAGCAGGCCAGGAGGCTCGGAGCGGACCCGCGGCTGACGAGGCTGGTCTTCCGGGACCAGATCGAGGCGAACAAGGCGGTGCAGCGCGGGTTGCACCGGCTGTGGCGGGACCGGCCGTCCGAGGCACCCACCGAGCGTCCTGGCCTCGACGAAGTGCGCAAAGAGGTCGACCACCTCAACGAGGCGCTCGTCCGGGCCGTCGCCGACGCGGCACCGTACCGCCGCTCCGCTCCACTGTGCCGCGTCGCGCTGACCGCCTCGGCGGAACGTGTGAGCCACGGGCGGCGCCTCGACGAACTGCACACGGCCGCGCTGGCCGACTCCTTGGCGTCCGTCTGCGGAGCGTCCACCGACGCGCCGGACAAGCGAGGGGCCTGA
- a CDS encoding sterol desaturase family protein, with protein MVPVPSVRAVLRVSAYPFLLASTVSVAAAALCLDWDPDRVSPLFLLGVIAYLTVLERVIPHRWAWHPNAGEWRWYGVYFLLTMVASAFAQYLVSTVVSVVSPNESTLNLWTEIPAALLTGSLASYLVHRLGHTNAILWRLHGVHHVPEKVNVANNGVNHVLDIVLAQGTVQLALVLVGFSRDSVFVAGLFVAAQGYFVHANIDVRIGRLNHVLASPEQHRLHHSTDLSEAGHYGSDLSIWDHFFGSYTWRPGREPVAVGLGDPASFPRTGEIVSSLLHPLRRAKGPGTGSA; from the coding sequence GTGGTGCCGGTGCCGTCCGTGCGCGCTGTCCTGCGTGTGTCGGCGTACCCATTTCTGCTGGCGAGCACGGTTTCGGTGGCCGCTGCGGCGTTGTGTCTCGATTGGGATCCCGACCGTGTGAGCCCGCTCTTCCTGCTTGGCGTCATCGCTTATCTCACCGTGCTCGAACGTGTGATTCCGCACCGGTGGGCCTGGCACCCGAACGCCGGTGAGTGGCGTTGGTACGGGGTCTATTTCCTGTTGACGATGGTGGCCAGCGCCTTTGCGCAATATCTGGTTTCCACGGTCGTCTCCGTGGTGTCGCCGAACGAGTCGACGCTCAATCTCTGGACGGAAATCCCCGCGGCGTTGCTGACCGGTTCGTTGGCCAGTTATCTGGTGCACCGGCTCGGTCATACCAACGCGATATTGTGGCGACTGCATGGTGTGCACCATGTGCCGGAAAAGGTCAACGTCGCCAATAACGGTGTCAACCACGTCCTCGATATCGTTCTCGCGCAGGGAACCGTTCAGCTGGCTCTGGTGCTGGTCGGATTCTCCCGCGACTCCGTGTTCGTGGCGGGCCTTTTCGTGGCTGCCCAGGGCTATTTCGTCCACGCCAACATCGACGTGCGCATCGGGCGGCTCAATCATGTGCTCGCCAGCCCCGAACAGCACCGCCTGCATCACAGCACCGATCTGTCCGAGGCGGGCCACTACGGCTCGGACCTGTCGATCTGGGACCACTTCTTCGGCAGTTACACCTGGCGGCCCGGCCGCGAACCGGTCGCGGTCGGCCTGGGCGATCCCGCGTCCTTCCCCCGTACGGGGGAGATCGTTTCCAGCCTTCTCCACCCCTTGCGCCGTGCGAAGGGGCCCGGGACCGGTTCTGCCTGA